CAGCGATTGCCTGGCGCCCGTCCGGGGTCGCGCAAACCATAAGCAAGGGTGCGACTCGGACGCCGTTGCGCCCAGCTGACTGGCTTTGACCGGCGAGGTCGGCAAGCGCGACCAGTGAGGGGCGGGATTTGTCTGCGCTCCATGAAACTACAGCCGCATCGGCCGCTTCGGGTGTCATTTCGTCATTGAAGCACAGTCACGTGTCCCACCTTGAATTGAGTCAGTCAGGGCGGCCGTCGGGACCGGCGTTATTGCTCGTCGCCCTGAGACTTGCGCGAACGGTCCAGGTACGGCTTGGCCTGTTCCAGCCCGGTCTCCAGTGCGTGGACCGTCCCGTCCATGTTCTTGGCGGCCGTCGCACGGAAGGAGTCGATGGCGTCCATGGTGGCATAGACGTTGTCGAACGCCTTCTTCAGGGTCTCCACGCTGACGCCCGAACTGGCTGCCTGCTGGTGGATGCGCACCGTCTGGTCCTTGAGCATCTCGGAGGTCTGCAGGATCATGTTGTTCGTGGTGGTGTTGACGGCGTCGATCTGGTCCAGGACCATCTTCTGGTTTGCCAGCGCCTGGGCGACGATGACGGCGGTCCGCAGGGCCGAGATGGTGGTGGTGCGGGCCCGGTCCACGCCCTTGATCAGTTCCAGGTTGTTTTTTCGGATCAGGTCCATGGCGAGATAGCCCTGGACGGAGACGGACAGCTGCGTCAGGATGTCCTGATGGCGCTGACGGATCGGAAACAGCACGTCCGCCTCCAGGGCCTGCGCCTGGTCGTCCTGCCCTGACCGCCGCAACTTCTCGATCTTGTCCGCGCACGCGGCGTCGAGGGCCTTGGCGTAGACGGCCGTTTCACTCAGGACCTGCATGGTGTCCCATAGCTGCACCTTTTCATGCGCCAGGTCCGTGTTGTCCGTGCGCAGCTCATTCTGGCCGGCCATGAGCGACTTGATGATGGCGTCCAGCTGGCCCTGGGCCGAC
This genomic stretch from Arthrobacter dokdonellae harbors:
- a CDS encoding toxic anion resistance protein; the protein is MTSPITPPESDDALVLTPPEAPEIVTPEQAPGMIPVEAARQAEINEQAKEFISGIAALDARSPEFSRRVEGLSALAAPAMKSSADTSSRMLERSTTSVSSAKRSGNSAQAHVAQTLGELRSTVESLTPNNADLSTGRKILGMIPKGNKMAKYFQRYESAQGQLDAIIKSLMAGQNELRTDNTDLAHEKVQLWDTMQVLSETAVYAKALDAACADKIEKLRRSGQDDQAQALEADVLFPIRQRHQDILTQLSVSVQGYLAMDLIRKNNLELIKGVDRARTTTISALRTAVIVAQALANQKMVLDQIDAVNTTTNNMILQTSEMLKDQTVRIHQQAASSGVSVETLKKAFDNVYATMDAIDSFRATAAKNMDGTVHALETGLEQAKPYLDRSRKSQGDEQ